The following proteins are encoded in a genomic region of Ignisphaera cupida:
- the metG gene encoding methionine--tRNA ligase: MENAKYVYVTTPIYYPNDKPHLGHAYTTVLADIVSRWYRLIGYEVFFLTGTDEHGAKLQKEAEKRGRDPKSFVDEMSSIFKDYWRKLDISFNRFIRTTDEDHEALVRNVLNLLNERGYIYRGMYKGWYCTACERYYSDREYVVENNTPLCPIHRRPLELVEEETYFLKLSQFKDAVLKILKEADVVYPKQYADEVISKIELEGLQDLSIARPKERVSWGIELPFDSRFTVYVWIDALLNYLTGAGLDKNEKQFKNLWSNSIQFIGKDILWFHTAIWFSLLLMLGLPPPKKLVVHGYLTVKGIKMGKSTGNVTSIDDMIARYGSSDAVRFIIARIANFEKDSEVSWDIYDSIYMGDLVNNYGNLVRRVTSLAIKIFGGVVKKEVDYEHAKKVESLTQKAIEHYNNIRIAEAVKTTLDIAHETNAYLNKQEPWNKENPVETIYSALESIRLASLLLHPIMPNITSQIINVLGISTEKSLKQFMFGYINEYRVKEAPIPFKKLSMK, encoded by the coding sequence TTGGAAAATGCCAAATATGTTTATGTTACTACACCCATATACTACCCTAATGATAAGCCTCATTTAGGACATGCCTATACAACTGTTCTTGCAGATATTGTTAGCAGATGGTATAGGTTAATAGGTTATGAAGTGTTCTTTCTAACAGGAACTGACGAACATGGTGCTAAGTTGCAGAAAGAAGCTGAGAAAAGAGGAAGGGATCCTAAGAGTTTTGTTGATGAAATGTCAAGTATTTTCAAAGATTATTGGAGAAAACTGGATATAAGTTTCAACAGATTTATTAGAACAACTGATGAAGATCATGAAGCTCTTGTAAGAAATGTTCTGAATTTGCTTAATGAGCGTGGCTACATTTATCGTGGAATGTACAAGGGATGGTATTGTACAGCATGTGAAAGGTATTACAGCGATAGAGAATATGTTGTTGAGAATAACACACCTTTATGTCCTATTCACAGAAGACCATTGGAACTCGTTGAAGAAGAAACATATTTTTTAAAGCTTTCACAATTCAAAGACGCTGTGTTAAAGATTTTGAAAGAAGCAGATGTTGTGTATCCAAAGCAATATGCAGATGAGGTCATATCCAAAATTGAGTTGGAGGGGTTGCAAGATCTGTCTATCGCTAGACCAAAAGAGAGGGTTAGTTGGGGCATAGAACTGCCATTTGATTCTAGATTCACAGTTTATGTATGGATAGATGCGTTACTCAACTACTTAACTGGAGCAGGTCTTGATAAGAATGAAAAACAGTTCAAAAATCTTTGGAGCAACTCTATACAGTTCATAGGTAAGGACATTCTATGGTTTCACACAGCAATATGGTTCTCACTACTCCTAATGCTAGGTTTGCCACCACCAAAAAAGCTTGTTGTGCATGGCTATTTAACTGTTAAAGGAATTAAAATGGGTAAATCAACAGGAAATGTAACTTCAATTGATGATATGATTGCTAGATATGGAAGTTCTGATGCGGTAAGGTTCATAATAGCTAGAATAGCCAACTTTGAGAAAGATTCTGAGGTTTCGTGGGATATATACGACTCTATATATATGGGGGATCTCGTTAACAACTATGGTAATCTGGTTAGAAGAGTAACAAGTTTGGCTATAAAGATATTTGGTGGTGTTGTAAAAAAAGAAGTGGATTATGAGCATGCAAAGAAAGTTGAAAGCTTAACTCAAAAAGCAATAGAGCATTATAACAATATTAGAATAGCTGAAGCAGTGAAGACAACACTTGATATAGCACATGAAACAAATGCATATCTAAACAAGCAAGAGCCTTGGAACAAGGAAAACCCAGTTGAAACAATATACTCAGCACTAGAATCCATAAGATTAGCATCTCTACTTTTACACCCAATAATGCCAAACATAACAAGTCAAATCATAAATGTGTTAGGAATAAGCACAGAAAAATCGTTAAAACAATTCATGTTTGGTTATATAAATGAGTATAGGGTAAAGGAAGCCCCAATACCATTCAAAAAATTGTCAATGAAATAA
- a CDS encoding type II/IV secretion system ATPase subunit gives MKLSIKNLVKHLIIFSRLPRRNTKYELGRDSTRYIPIVGNVLFSYVVGAYKIDITNDNGETIYVATPLIDKHIFDSIESRLDDIIALMRKGNDIGDVLVEVIGIDRGNVAEAIYALRSVTGYGKLQIFLDDPYITDISIVGPGHVWVKHSWVEQKIPEVDFIRTNIVLESFDEVVKLQQLIATKCGTYISTSNPIVDTALPPKDGGHRVHMVAYTISTSRRPEIVIRKKMPNPPSIYHMVNQGVLPKAVADLFKVLIRARGSMIIAGPPGSGKTTLLRSLLYSFVPPGWKVAIIEDTGEIDPPPGSSWVRYTTFELGVVKIDLFDLAKAALRSSATKIIVVGETRGEEAKVLVNALLAGLGGYSTFHGSSPEEVITRFTGPPINLSPVQVAMFNFIAIMGYGEKPKRQLKRLVELIYNAEKGYMDFNIVWDREKDGLNISFEELVKRIRRWSELRIKTEIPIEQILNTGDVLS, from the coding sequence ATGAAGTTAAGCATTAAGAATCTCGTAAAGCATTTAATCATTTTTTCACGATTACCTAGAAGAAATACGAAGTATGAACTTGGAAGGGACTCTACTAGGTATATACCTATTGTTGGTAATGTTTTGTTTAGTTATGTTGTTGGTGCTTACAAGATTGATATTACTAATGATAATGGTGAAACGATATATGTAGCAACTCCTCTAATAGACAAACATATTTTTGATTCTATAGAGAGTAGGCTAGATGATATTATTGCGCTTATGAGGAAAGGTAATGATATAGGTGATGTACTTGTTGAAGTAATTGGTATTGATAGAGGTAACGTGGCAGAAGCTATTTATGCCTTAAGATCTGTTACTGGTTATGGAAAGTTACAGATCTTTCTTGATGATCCATACATAACAGATATTTCTATTGTTGGCCCTGGTCATGTGTGGGTTAAGCATTCATGGGTTGAGCAAAAAATTCCAGAGGTGGACTTTATAAGAACTAATATAGTTTTGGAATCATTTGACGAGGTTGTAAAGCTTCAGCAACTCATAGCAACTAAATGTGGTACGTATATATCAACATCGAATCCAATAGTTGATACAGCTTTACCACCTAAAGACGGTGGTCATAGAGTTCACATGGTTGCATATACAATTTCAACATCTAGAAGACCTGAAATAGTGATTAGAAAGAAGATGCCTAATCCACCAAGTATTTATCACATGGTAAACCAGGGTGTTTTGCCTAAAGCTGTTGCAGATTTATTCAAGGTTTTAATACGTGCAAGGGGTTCAATGATAATAGCTGGACCGCCTGGTTCAGGCAAGACAACATTACTTAGAAGCCTGCTCTACTCCTTTGTTCCTCCTGGATGGAAGGTAGCAATAATAGAAGATACTGGTGAAATAGATCCTCCACCAGGCTCGTCATGGGTTAGATATACAACATTTGAACTTGGAGTTGTAAAGATAGATCTTTTTGACTTGGCCAAAGCTGCTTTAAGATCATCGGCAACAAAAATTATTGTTGTTGGTGAAACAAGAGGAGAAGAGGCAAAGGTTTTGGTAAATGCTCTACTTGCTGGACTTGGAGGATATTCAACATTTCATGGATCTAGCCCAGAAGAGGTTATTACAAGGTTTACAGGTCCACCAATTAACTTGTCACCTGTGCAAGTAGCAATGTTTAATTTTATAGCTATTATGGGCTATGGTGAAAAACCTAAGAGGCAGCTAAAAAGGCTTGTGGAACTTATTTATAATGCTGAAAAAGGTTATATGGATTTTAATATTGTGTGGGATAGGGAAAAGGATGGACTAAATATATCATTTGAAGAGCTTGTTAAGAGGATTAGGAGATGGAGTGAGCTAAGAATTAAGACAGAGATACCAATAGAACAAATATTAAATACTGGTGATGTACTATCATGA